TATAGCCGTCTGTGGCGTCTGTGTCCCCCACACAATCCCTTGATGCAAATCGGTGACACGAAGACGGTCATTCTTCGCATAGAAGGCAAACATCAGCTGATCAAGGGTCTTGGTCATGTGATACACCGACCCAGGGCTCGCGGGATGGAGGATATCGCGCTTGACAACACCACTCGGTGTCTCCAGCATGACCTCAAGGTAGCCCTCCGGGATGAGAGAATCATCTGACCAACCGTATCCATAGACCCCCATGGTGCCGAGATGAACGAGATGCACTGGCAGCTCAGTGTCGGCGATCGCCGCCAACAGGTTGTGGGTCGCACGAATATTGTTGTCAACGGTATAGCGCTTCGTGTCGATCGTGCGCATCGAGTAGGGCGCCGAGCGCTGTTCAGCGAAGTGGACAACTGCATCCGGGCGCTCCTCAAGAAGGAGGGCGCGAAGACGATCAAACTCCGTGGCAAGGTCCATGAAGTGGGTACGAATGACCTTGCCAGAGATCTCCTCCCATGCACTGGTTCGCACGCTCAACGGAGAGATCGGGGTGAGCGACTCGGTCTCCATCTCAACATCGATCTTACGACGGGAGAGATTATCGACAATAATCACCTCGTGATCACGAGAAGAGAGGTGAAGAGCGGTCGGCCAACCGCAGAAGCCATCGCCACCAAATACCACTATTTTCATGTCATCTCACTTCCATTACTCGGTGGGCATTGCCACTCACAAAGCAGCTCAGTCTCTCGTTCCTTCAAGCACAAAAGCCCGATTCGACAATGCAACACCGTCTCCTAGCAAGAATAGTGTCCATGTTGACTGAAGAACCCGCAAACGAAGGTTTCTTCT
Above is a genomic segment from Ferrimicrobium sp. containing:
- a CDS encoding NAD-dependent epimerase/dehydratase family protein; this encodes MKIVVFGGDGFCGWPTALHLSSRDHEVIIVDNLSRRKIDVEMETESLTPISPLSVRTSAWEEISGKVIRTHFMDLATEFDRLRALLLEERPDAVVHFAEQRSAPYSMRTIDTKRYTVDNNIRATHNLLAAIADTELPVHLVHLGTMGVYGYGWSDDSLIPEGYLEVMLETPSGVVKRDILHPASPGSVYHMTKTLDQLMFAFYAKNDRLRVTDLHQGIVWGTQTPQTAIDERLINRFDYDGDYGTVLNRFLMQAAIGHPLTVHGTGGQTRAFIHITDTVRCIELAIDNPPEAGERPRILNQVTETHRVRDLAALVAERTGVEIEYLANPRLEADENTLRVDNHTFLELGLNPTTLSDGLMAEVREVAGKYAFRVDDSKILARSLWRKDMGRR